A section of the Sebastes fasciatus isolate fSebFas1 chromosome 5, fSebFas1.pri, whole genome shotgun sequence genome encodes:
- the LOC141768112 gene encoding GTPase IMAP family member 8-like codes for MENNLSEGAITTLSEVRLVLIGGRWAGKSSSGNTILRKERFECGRTRTAQSEVRHEEVEGRELTVVDAPGWSSSLSLTEIPEGDKQRFKLIVSKCPPGPMAFLLVIPIDTAFSAEQRRTVEEHMKLLGERVWRHTMVLFTCGDYLGKKTIEQHIEREGDSLKWLIERCRNRYHVFNNKEKSNSTQVTLLLEKIDEMAWHNNDGYYEVDEQTFNIIKEKQREVAERAEERRRKSEEQRLQMKRLIPEEKKIIPKLNMVLLGSRSVGKTSVGNTVLRIKEQDVGKRTAHSVARRGFVGKTEITLVDTPGWWKGFPVFDTPEVIKDEVMLSPFLCLPGPHVFLLVVDADASFNAKHLDAVTTHVDLLGEGVWRHTMVVFTRGDWLGAHTIEEYIEGEGEALRSLVEQCGNRYHVVDNKNTDDGTQITELLEKITETVAGNGWDYFVPDQKIFLTIEERRRRVEEGAILRQSQVRAKRRSLRDSKEQLLDLKIMMLGQKTSGKSATANILLGKEVFPTCQNKSCQVEEEEVAGRRVTVIDTPGWWRDPSCCTEEMDKEIVRGLSLSPLGVHALLLVVPLDLTFRESQQAALEDHMNLFDASIWKHTVVLFTYGDKLADKSIEEHIEREHSALRWLIDKCENRYHVVNNMKKTDMSQVTELFEKIEEMVAGNGGRLFCPEMNDVYLRIDEKFRRRQLKHVLKQRLAEEYRRRELELMAGFRETLLELQAEVRANVTSTKSKLLIGDMTKIKAKGIGQKKKDGKEKEENINSKISQEIEKLDMNILRKSSDLLRGSMDFLLPDLKGESPAPSTAESLSKRKDSTDRVFDKVLGWMSKLQIDTNEENQLTLNFSESSGYRSVLPHGDFDFDIEEYS; via the exons atggaaaacaatCTCT CGGAGGGAGCGATCACGACCCTGTCGGAGGTCAGACTCGTCCTGATTGGTGGGAGATGGGCTGGCAAGAGCTCCTCTGGCAACACCATACTGAGAAAGGAAAGGTTCGAGTGTGGCCGGACCAGAACGGCTCAGTCTGAGGTGAGGCATGAAGAGGTGGAGGGCAGGGAGCTCACCGTGGTCGATGCTCCGGGATGGAGCAGCTCCCTCTCCCTCACCGAGATCCCAGAGGGGGACAAGCAGCGATTTAAACTCATCGTGTCTAAGTGTCCGCCCGGACCAATGGCGTTTCTCCTTGTCATTCCCATCGACACAGCTTTCTCTGCGGAGCAGAGGAGGACCGTGGAGGAGCACATGAAGCTCCTTGGGGAGCGGGTTTGGAGACACACCATGGTGCTCTTCACCTGTGGGGATTACCTCGGGAAGAAGACGATAGAGCAGCACATCGAGAGGGAAGGAGACTCACTCAAGTGGTTGATAGAAAGATGCAGGAACAGGTACCACGTGTTCAATAACAAGGAGAAGAGTAACTCAACGCAGGTGACCCTGCTGCTGGAGAAGATAGACGAGATGGCGTGGCACAACAATGACGGTTACTATGAGGTGGACGAGCAGACGTTTAACATCATTAAAGAGAAGCAGCGAGAAGTGGCTGAGCGggcggaggagaggaggaggaagtccGAAGAACAAAGACTACAAATGAAACGACTCATTCCAG aagagaagaaaatCATCCCAAAACTCAACATGGTTCTCTTGGGAAGCCGCAGCGTTGGGAAAACCTCAGTGGGGAACACCGTCTTGAGAATCAAAGAACAAGACGTCGGAAAAAGAACGGCACACTCGGTGGCCCGGCGGGGGTTTGTGGGTAAAACAGAAATAACTCTTGTTGACACACCAGGTTGGTGGAAAGGCTTCCCCGTGTTTGACACTCCTGAAGTGATCAAAGATGAAGTGATGCTCAGCCCGTTCCTGTGCCTTCCTGGGCCTCACGTCTTCCTGCTGGTGGTAGACGCAGACGCATCCTTTAATGCCAAACACCTGGATGCAGTGACAACACACGTGGATCTTCTCGGTGAAGGAGTGTGGAGACACACGATGGTAGTTTTCACCAGAGGAGACTGGCTGGGAGCACACACCATAGAGGAGTACATCGAAGGGGAGGGAGAGGCGCTGAGGTCTCTGGTTGAACAGTGTGGAAACAGATACCACGTCGTTGATAACAAGAATACAGACGACGGCACTCAAATCACAGAACTGCTGGAGAAAATCACTGAGACGGTGGCTGGAAACGGTTGGGACTACTTTGTCCCAGACCAGAAGATATTTCTGACCAttgaagagagaagaagaagagtggaGGAAGGAGCCATACTGAGGCAAAGTCAAGTCAGGGCCAAGAGAAGATCCCTCAGAG ACTCCAAAGAACAGTTATTGGACCTAAAGATCATGATGCTCGGTCAGAAGACATCTGGAAAGAGTGCAACAGCAAATATCCTCCTGGGTAAAGAAGTGTTCCCCACCTGTCAGAATAAGTCCTgtcaggtggaggaggaggaagttgCTGGCAGGCGGGTCACAGTGATCGACACCCCGGGCTGGTGGAGGGATCCCTCCTGCTGCACTGAAGAGATGGACAAAGAAATAGTCCGAGGTCTGTCGCTGAGCCCTTTAGGGGTTCATGCTCTTCTGCTGGTCGTCCCCTTGGACCTGACCTTCAGAGAATCTCAGCAGGCCGCCCTGGAAGACCACATGAACCTCTTCGATGCCAGCATCTGGAAACACACCGTGGTTCTGTTCACATACGGAGACAAGCTAGCAGATAAATCCATAGAGGAGCACATTGAGAGGGAGCACAGCGCTCTGCGCTGGTTAATTGACAAGTGTGAGAACAGATACCATGTTGTAAACAACATGAAGAAAACAGATATGAGTCAGGTCACCGAGCTGTTCGAGAAGATCGAAGAAATGGTGGCAGGGAACGGCGGCCGGCTCTTCTGCCCGGAGATGAACGACGTCTACCTGAGAATCGATGAGAAGTTCAGGAGGAGGCAGCTGAAACATGTGCTGAAGCAGCGACTGGCGGAGGAGTACAGGaggagagagctggagctgatgGCAGGCTTCAGGGAAACTCTCCTCGAGCTGCAAGCTGAGGTCAGGGCAAATGTGACAAGCACTAAATCCAAGCTACTGA TTGGTGACATGACCAAAATCAAAGCCAAGGGTATTGGCCAGAAGAAGAAAGATggaaaggagaaagaggaaaacaTAAACTCCAAAATCAGCCAGGAAATTGAAAAGCTGGACATGAACATACTAAGGAAATCCTCAGATCTGCTTCGGGGCAGCATGGACTTCCTGCTCCCAGACT TGAAAGGAGAGAGTCCAGCACCATCTACCGCTGAGTCTTTGTCAAAGAGGAAAGATTCAACCGACCGAGTCTTTGATAAAGTTCTCGGTTGGATGTCAAAACTTCAGATCGACACAAACGAAGAGAACCAGTTGACCCTCAACTTCTCTGAGTCGTCAGGATACAGATCTGTGCTGCCACACGGCGACTTTGACTTTGACATTGAAGAATATTCCTGA
- the LOC141768605 gene encoding uncharacterized protein LOC141768605: MNYLLISSLLGVSGAAAFVLQVATSKETLKVSVSVWPPGSNIYLDGPIILKTPASPVFEGDKVVLYCQYWSGNHSKTTFFKNGAEMVNSSSSTSDRVMKMTIENVTQEDEGFYKCASQDGKMESPESWLSVRPDPGNFTSADGTAASTNGSRTWIIVSCGIVLLLLIPLTIWLVRHYRCWPFSKEDLPEVELPATKQDVTEVQWDLSWMEMSNLLDKQLYPGP; encoded by the exons ATGAACtacctcctcatctcctcacTGCTGG GTGTTTCAGGTGCAGCTGCATTTGTTCTCCAAGTTGCTACATCTAAAG AGACTCTGAAGGTCAGTGTGTCCGTGTGGCCTCCAGGGTCAAACATCTACCTCG ATGGTCCCATCATCCTGAAGACTCCTGCCTCTCCTGTATTTGAGGGCGATAAAGTGGTCTTGTATTGTCAGTACTGGAGCGGCAATCACAGTAAAACAACCTTCTTTAAAAACGGAGCAGAAATGGTCAATTCCAGCTCCTCCACTTcagacagagtgatgaagatgaCTATTGAGAATGTGACACAGGAAGACGAAGGCTTCTACAAGTGTGCGTCTCAGGACGGAAAGATGGAGAGTCCAGAGAGCTGGTTATCAGTGAGACCTGATCCAG GCAATTTCACATCAGCAGATGGGACAGCAGCCTCCACTAACG GCTCCCGGACGTGGATCATTGTTTCATGTGGGATTGTACTTCTCTTACTCATTCCTCTAACTATTTGGCTAGTTCGTCACTACAG GTGTTGGCCGTTTTCCAAAGAGGATCTTCCAGAAGTGGAGCTTCCTGCAACCAAGCAGGACGTGACAGAAGTGCAGTGGGATCTGTCCTGGATGGAGATGTCCAATCTGTTGGATAAGCAGTTATATCCTGGCCCTTAA